The following are encoded together in the Pseudanabaena sp. FACHB-2040 genome:
- a CDS encoding lactonase family protein, whose amino-acid sequence MVASDADMVATAYADGRLDRIPNVEDALTSIALPLDFERPIVSSVRVSNSVMSWPQIVAVSPDQQHAYVAEVRSHPPDNVQQLSSIEAMPEGEIITVVDIANLQQPRVIQTVSMGRNPKHLSISPNGQLLAINLEEAGRELVIAEIQPDGTLGEMTGFSIAANLPSGVVPEAAIWHPSGNFLALTTTGDDPGNALASAVAFYTVTQSGQAIQIQLYDRPLAVGNHLSHARFTADGRFLLVPDLKWRMHGLRALNYLLNRRGEMTAIRFEPEQNRPPEVTSRAVVGLGPEGFALSPDNRLIATVNLRRTYLSPNLPPAWRGKPYSSLSLVQLDPQSGQLTTLEEYGFEGLLPEQATFDATGDALAVVIYHNREPNPRTGVVEFWNVVSGDPPRLERTGFRLDVVRGAHDIVLVP is encoded by the coding sequence TTGGTTGCTTCTGATGCAGATATGGTGGCAACAGCCTATGCAGATGGCAGGCTAGATCGGATTCCTAATGTGGAGGATGCGCTCACATCGATTGCCCTGCCGCTGGATTTTGAGCGCCCGATCGTTTCATCGGTTCGAGTTTCAAACTCAGTGATGTCATGGCCTCAAATTGTTGCGGTTTCACCCGATCAGCAGCACGCGTATGTGGCAGAAGTGCGATCGCATCCCCCCGACAACGTTCAGCAGCTCAGCAGCATTGAGGCTATGCCAGAGGGCGAAATCATCACCGTAGTAGATATTGCCAACCTGCAGCAGCCCAGAGTGATCCAGACCGTCAGCATGGGCAGAAACCCAAAACACCTAAGCATTAGCCCTAACGGTCAGCTGTTAGCTATTAATCTAGAAGAGGCCGGGAGAGAACTGGTCATTGCCGAGATTCAGCCCGATGGCACCTTGGGGGAAATGACAGGGTTTTCAATCGCAGCCAATCTCCCATCGGGGGTGGTTCCCGAAGCGGCCATTTGGCACCCGTCTGGAAATTTCCTGGCCCTAACGACAACTGGCGATGACCCAGGCAATGCACTAGCCTCTGCAGTAGCGTTCTACACAGTAACGCAGTCGGGTCAGGCAATTCAAATTCAGCTCTACGATCGCCCTTTGGCGGTTGGCAATCATCTAAGCCATGCCCGATTCACCGCAGATGGAAGGTTTTTGCTGGTGCCTGACTTGAAATGGCGAATGCACGGCCTGCGCGCCTTGAACTACCTGCTTAATCGAAGGGGCGAAATGACTGCGATTCGCTTTGAGCCAGAGCAAAACAGGCCGCCGGAAGTTACCTCAAGAGCCGTAGTTGGGCTTGGCCCTGAAGGCTTTGCGCTCAGCCCCGATAATCGGCTGATTGCAACCGTCAATTTGCGCCGGACGTACCTCAGTCCAAATTTGCCGCCAGCTTGGCGCGGCAAGCCCTACAGTTCGTTGTCGCTGGTGCAGCTTGACCCTCAGAGCGGACAGCTGACAACGCTTGAGGAATACGGCTTTGAAGGATTACTGCCAGAGCAGGCGACTTTCGACGCCACTGGAGATGCCTTAGCCGTTGTTATCTACCACAACCGTGAACCGAACCCGCGAACGGGGGTCGTTGAATTTTGGAACGTGGTTTCAGGCGATCCACCAAGATTAGAGCGCACAGGCTTCAGGCTCGATGTTGTGCGGGGTGCCCACGATATTGTGCTGGTTCCGTGA
- a CDS encoding LysR family transcriptional regulator — MELRNLRYFVTVAEELHFGRAAERLQLTQPALSKQIASLEKELGAQLFTRTKRTVALTAAGQVFWEQAVQILAQLEEAIHLIQRTARGEAGHLRIGFTETATHTVLPALVRRFRDRFPNVKLTMLELCTEAQVAALTVRQIDVAFLHPPIDERGLKLYSLLEEDFVAVLPKQHPLLSYEQIPVSAFADEPLIIHPRKEGPALYDGLIQICQQAGFQPKIVQESISARTRICLVAAGIGISFVPQSVQPSVVPDVACRALADCPMKLKFAAAWQQSSTAPTLQAFLDILLNDVYR, encoded by the coding sequence ATGGAACTTCGGAACCTGCGATACTTTGTCACCGTCGCCGAAGAGCTTCATTTTGGTCGGGCTGCAGAGCGTCTGCAATTGACTCAGCCCGCTTTGAGTAAGCAAATCGCCAGCCTAGAGAAAGAGCTTGGCGCGCAGCTGTTTACTCGCACCAAACGAACTGTGGCCCTCACAGCTGCTGGCCAAGTTTTTTGGGAACAGGCCGTGCAAATCCTCGCCCAACTAGAGGAAGCCATTCACCTGATACAGCGGACAGCACGGGGAGAAGCTGGGCACCTGCGAATAGGGTTTACCGAAACAGCAACGCATACGGTATTGCCCGCACTGGTTCGGCGCTTTCGCGATCGCTTTCCCAACGTCAAGCTGACGATGCTAGAGCTCTGTACTGAAGCACAGGTCGCTGCCCTCACAGTCAGGCAAATCGATGTCGCTTTTCTGCACCCCCCAATTGATGAGCGGGGCTTGAAGCTTTATTCCCTCCTGGAAGAAGACTTTGTTGCTGTTCTACCGAAACAGCATCCTCTTTTGAGCTACGAGCAAATTCCAGTATCTGCCTTTGCCGATGAGCCCTTAATCATTCATCCCCGAAAAGAAGGCCCAGCGCTCTACGATGGGCTAATCCAGATTTGTCAACAGGCTGGCTTTCAACCCAAGATTGTTCAGGAATCAATTTCAGCCCGAACTCGCATCTGTCTAGTAGCTGCTGGCATTGGCATTAGCTTCGTGCCGCAAAGCGTGCAGCCCTCAGTAGTCCCAGATGTGGCTTGTAGAGCCTTAGCGGATTGTCCTATGAAATTGAAGTTTGCTGCTGCCTGGCAGCAAAGCTCTACGGCTCCAACGCTCCAGGCTTTTCTAGATATTTTGCTCAACGACGTCTACAGATAA